AAAAGCAGAGCGACGCCAACAACAGGGCCACCCTCGACGATGCTGGCAATGCCAACAGCCTGCGCTATGTTTACGCCTTCACCTCTCCCAACTATACGCTCATTCCGATGCGCATGTTCCGTTTTGATGGCAAGGGAACCTTGTCCTTCATTGGCGGGCAGGAAACGGGGCAATCACTCAAGAAAGCGGTGACTGCCAAGACCGATGATGGTCGGATCGCCTTCACCTTCGAGGAGATGGGCTTCCTCAAAAGCGATCCAACCGATAGATCGGATCTGACCTTCTTGCCGCGCCTGGTCGACTATGACAAGACCTATCGTCCATGTCCCAAGATGCCGGATGAAGCATGGGTCGCTGCCTATGAGGCAATGCGATCCGTAGCCAATGAGGCGGCGCCCATCAACGTCCCGCAAGCCCCCTCGGAATAGCACCAAGTGCATCAACGGTCCGCCCTGCGTCGATCTCGTTCGGTCCGCGCGTGCGCCTGATTGACTCCATAGCGGAATCACAATAAGAACAAAGACGGAACGTGTGCGCTGATTGAGCGGGGGAAGCACAATGGCAGATCAACAGGCAGACAACGGACTGATCATCGGTGAAGATGGCAAGGCGCGATGCTGGTGGCACGGTGGTAAGCCCGATTATCAGGCCTATCATGACGACGAATGGGGCCACCCGGTTGCCGATGACCGGACTCTTTTCGAGAAGATCTGCCTTGAAGGCTTTCAGTCAGGGCTGAGCTGGTACACGATCCTCAAGAAGCGCGAGAATTTTCGCGCCGCCTTTGCCAATTTCGACATGGACAAGGTGGCAGCCTTCTCCGAGGCCGACATTGAGCGCTGTCTTGCCGATGCGGGCATCGTCCGTCACCGCAAAAAGATTGAAAGCACCATCAACAATGCCAAACGGGCGCAGGAATTGCGCCGCGAGTTCGGCTCGCTGGCAGCCTATTTCTGGGCCCATGAACCCGGTGCCTCAGATCGTCCAGACCGCCCGATCTATGAAGAACTGGTCAAGCTCAGCCAAACCGACATTTCGAAAGCCATTTCCAAAGATCTGAAAAAGCGTGGATGGTCCTTTGTCGGCCCGACCACCATTTATGCCTTCATGCAGGCCATGGGACTGGTCAATGATCATGTTGAAGGCTGCTATTGTCGTGACGTGATCGAGGGTGAACGCGACAGCTTCACACGGCCCAATGCGGCCTGATCACCCAAAGCCGGTTTTGAGGCCTGTGGCAATGCAACCATTTGCTTTGCTCTGTATTTGATATAAGACTGTAGGTAAATCTACTTTGCTGTTGCGATCGACAACTCCCTCTGTTCACTGATCGGATCAGCAAGGTAACACATCGTTCAAACCAGAAGCAGTTTTAGCATGAATGAGTTGATCAACGAACTGGGGGCCTATGCACCCCTTATTATCAATGTCGTCAAGGCCTTCACCTTCCTGATCATTGGCTATCTGGTGGCTGGAATGGCCGGACGGATTGTCCGCAATCGCCTTTCGCGCATACGCCGCTTTGATCAGACCCTTGTCAGTTTCGCCTCGTCTATGGTTCGTTGGCTCATTCTGGCCTTTGTCGGCATCGCGGTCCTTCAGCTTTTCGGGTTTCAGGCAACCAGCCTTGTCGCGGTCTTGGGTGCAGCGTCTCTGGCCATTGGTCTTGCCTTGCAGGGCACCTTGAGCGATGTGGCATCTGGCGTTATGCTGATCATCTTTCGCCATTACAAAATGGGCGACTATGTCGACATTGGCGGCACGGCCGGCACGATCAAGGATATCAATCTGTTCGTGACCGAGATGGCGACGCCGGACAATGTGCAGATCATCATGCCCAATTCCAAAGCATGGGGATCGATTGTCACCAATTATTCCGCTCATCCGGTCCGCCGCTGTGATTTAGTCTTCGGCATCGATTATGACGACGATATGGACAAGGCCATGCAAGTCCTTCTCGATCTGGCCAATGCGGATGAGCGCGTCCATCAGGAGCCTGCCCCATGGGTGCGGGTGACCAATCTGGGGGATTCCTCGGTCGATCTGACGGTCCGCCTCTGGTGCGCGGCGGCTGATTATTGGGAACTGAAATTCGCCTTCATCAAGGCCACCAAGGAAGCCTTTGATGCCAATAATATTTCCATTCCCTATCCCCATCAGGTTGAAGTCCTTAAAGAGGCCAAAGGCGAAGCACAGCAAGGCTGACCGGCCCGAGAGCCTTTCACCGACTTCTCGAATTGCGAAGGCAGCGCCTTGAGGCGCTGCCTTTGTCATGTCTGCGCAACCTTTTGCTGATACGGCAAAGTGATGATGCTTGTCGACAAGCGAGAGAAAAACGGGTCTTTGCGCCAATTGTTTCTGGCTAAAACCTTGTCGCGCCTTGAGTGATGGGCTAGGGAAGAGACCGAACAGGGTGCATTTGTGGATCTGGCAAGTTTTCGCCGCTCCAACAAAGGCAGCCTGAACCTCTTTCAACCCGAACGAAGTGACGTCCAATCATGGCCCAGAACAAGGCAAACAAGAAAAAGCCCAACAAGCTCAAGGCCCGCCTGCCGCGCGGATTTGTGGATCGGACTGCCGAAGACATTCGCGCAACCGAAGACATGCTCGCAAAGATCAAGGCCGTCTATGAGCATCATGGCTTTGACCCGATTGAGACGCCTACCTTCGAATATACCGATTGTCTGGGCAAATTCCTGCCCGACACCGATCGCCCCAATGCCGGTGTCTTCTCCGTGCAGGATGATGACGAGCAATGGATGAGCCTGCGTTATGATCTGACCGCGCCAATGGCCCGTCACGTCGCGGAAAATATCAACGAAATCCAGCTGCCATACCGCACATATCGCGTCGGTTATGTCTATCGCAACGAAAAGCCGGGGCCGGGCCGCTTCCGCCAATTCATGCAGTTCGATGCCGATACCGTCGGCGCGCCGGGCGTCCAGACCGATGCCGAAGCCTGCATGATGATGGCCGACACGATGGAAGCCTTGGGCATAGAACGCGGCAACTATGTCATCCGCGTCAACAACCGCAAGGTGCTTGATGGCGTGATGGACGAAATCGGCTTTGGTGGCGATGAGCATGTCGAAGCCCGCCTGATGGTGCTGCGGGCGGTTGACAAGCTCGACAAATTCGGCCCCGAAGGGGTTCGCCTTTTGCTTGGCGAAGGCCGCAAGGATGAGTCCGGCGACTTCACCAAGGGCGCAGGCCTTAGCGCCGAGAATGTCGAGAAAGTGATTGCTTTCACTGAAGGCACGCTGGAAATGGACAATGACGGCACCCGCGAACTCGAAGTCATGCAGCAAATTTTCGATGCCTGCGGCTATGGCAAGGACCGCATCCTGATTGATCCATCTGTCGTCCGTGGCCTCGAATATTATACCGGCCCGGTCTATGAGGCCGAATTGCTGTTTGATGTGACCAACGAAAAGGGCGAAGTGGTTCAGTTTGGCTCTGTCGGCGGCGGCGGTCGCTATGATGGCCTCGTCAAGCGCTTCGTTGGCCGCGATGTGCCAGCAACCGGCTTCTCCATCGGCGTTTCCCGCCTGATGACCGCGCTGAAAAATCTCGGCAAACTCGGCAATGACCCAATGGTTGCCCCGGTTCTGGTCACCGTCATGGATGGCGACGTGGAAAGCCTCGGCCATTACATGAAAATGGTGCAGGACCTGCGTGCCGCAGGCATCCGGGCAGAGCTTTATCAGGGCAACTGGAAGAAATTCGGCAATCAGCTGAAATATGCCGACAAGCGCGATTGTCCGCTGGCCATCATTCAAGGATCAGATGAGAAAGAAAAAGGCATCGTTCAGATCAAGGATCTTGAAGAGGGCAAGCGCCTGTCCGCCGAGATCGAGGACAATGCCACCTGGCGCGAAAGCCGCCCGGCACAGGTCGAAGTGGCCACTGCCGATCTGGTGGATACCGTCAGGAAGATGCTGGCCGACCAAGCCGCCGACCGCGCTGCAGCCAACGCTGCCGGGTGAATTCGGCTCAGCGGCTACAGGGGCCGCCAAGATCCCCGGGCAACCGGGTAAGGAGATGACATGACCTATATGACCGATGCCATGCGGGCCGAGCTGACCGAGCAATTTGCAGCCGTAGGTGCCACCGCAATCGATCTGCCGGTGCTGTTTCATGCCGATGTCTTTGTCGATCTGATCGGAGAAGACATCCGTCGCAGGCTCTATGTGGCCCCCGGTGCCAATGGCGAAGCCATGGCGCTGCGGCCCGAATTCACCATTCCGGCCTGCCTGCACCATCTCTCCTCGGCCCCGATTGATCAAGTTGCCAATTATGCCTGTGTTGGTCCGGTCTTCCGCCAGCGTGGTGACGATCTGCCCGGCGAAAGCTGGCAGGCGGGCCTTGAACAGTTCGACCCTGAAGGTGGTGTTAGCTTTGACGCCAACAGCCTCACCGGGGCCTTGAAGCTTGTCGAAAGCCTGTCGAACCGCACCCCGATTGTCACCATTGGCGACAATGCGCTCTTCTCGGCCTTGTTGACGGCGCTGGAAACGCCAACCGTCTGGCAGCGTCGCCTTGAAGGGGCGTTCGGCGACCGGGCATTGCTCGACAAGATGCTCAAGCGTCTGGCTCAGGGTGGGGCGGATGATCAGGAAGCCTCTGCCGGTCTTGCCCGTATTCTTGAAGGCAAGGATCCTGCCGCCGTGCGCGACGCGGTCGAGGAAATGCTCGACATTGCCGGTCTTGCCGCGGTTGGCGGACGCTCTGTCGGCGACATTGCAGAGCGTTACATGGAAAAGGCCGAGCTGGCAGCCAATGCAGGCTGGGACGCTGGGAAAATCGACACCATCTCTCGCTATCTCGCCATTTCCGGTTCGCTTGATGACAGCCTGTCTCAGTTGCAAGCCTTTGATGCGGCTGAAGGCAATCCGTTGGGAGACGCCTTGAGCCAGTTTGCAGAGCGCGTTGAAGCGATCAAGGCGTCTGTTGCTTCCGACGCACCCATCTGCTTCAAGGCCGATTTCGGCCGCCGCCTCGATTACTATTCCGGCTTCAATTACGAGCTGAATTTTGAAGACGAAGCCAGCCCGGTTGCCGGTGGCGGTCGCTATGATCGCCTGCTGGGCCTGTTGGCCCCGCGCGTTGATGCAAACCTTTCGCTCGAGGCCCTGCCTGCCATCGGGTTTGTGATCTGGCTGGATCGTTTGAACAAAGCTGAGGGCTAGGGAAGATTATCATGAGCAAGTCACCTCTCATCATCGCCGTGCCCTCCAAAGGCCGCCTGCAAGAAAACGCCAACGCCTTCTTCGCCCGTGCTGGGCTGAAAGTCGCCCGTCCCGGCGGAGCACGCAATTATCGCGGTCACCTCAAAGGCATCGACAATGTCGAAATCGCCTTCCTGTCAGCCTCTGAAATTGCCAAGGAACTGAAGGCCGGTTCCGTCCATCTTGGGGTGACGGGCGAGGATCTGATCCGCGAGCATCTGACCACGCCGGAGCGCTATGTCGATCTGTTGATCAAGCTCGGTTTTGGTCATGCCAATGTGGTGATAGCCCTGCCCAAGGCCTGGATTGATGTCCGCACCATGGAAGATTTGGGCGACGTCGCCATCGACATGCCCGCCCGCTATGGTCACCGCCTGCGGGTCGCGACCAAATATATCAACCTGACCCGCAGCTTCTTTGCCAGCCACGGGATCGTCGATTACAAGATCGTCGAGAGCCTTGGCGCGACCGAAGGGGCGCCGGCGGCAGGCTCCGCAGACGTGATTGTCGACATCACCTCGACCGGTTCTACCCTTGAAGCCAACAATCTCAAGATCTTGGATGATGGTGTCATCTTGCGCTCCGAGGCCAATCTGGTCGCCTCCCTCACAACGGACTGGTCGGAAGAGGCCCGCCTTGCCTTGAGCGAAATTCTTGATCGGATACAGGCCGAGGAAGCTGCCCGCACCCGGCGCGAAATCACCGCCGCCCATTTTGATGCCGCCTCTGTCAGTCAGCAGATTTGTGATGAATTTGCCGACGCCAATGCCTATGCGCCGCTCGGCCATGGGGAAGGGTTCGTCACATTGCATGCGCCCGAAGGTTCGGTCTATCCGATCGCCGCACGCCTCAGGGCTTTGGGGGCGACGGAAGTGTCGGTCAAAAGCCTCGATTATATTTTCGAAGCCTCCAATCCGCTGTTTGATCACCTGATCGCGCGCCTCGACGACTAGGCTTTTTGCCGAGGCCTTGATTTCGACTCAAAGCTCTGGCTTCAAGGGAAGCGAAATCGGCTCGTCAGAATCATGCAGGCACGCCTGTGCCTTGGTTTTGACGCGTCCAAGCGGATCCATCGGGCACAAACAGCGGACCTATCCATGCAGCAGCCTTTCTTGCTTTCTCGTCGTCGGGCCTTGCAACTGGCTGCCGGTTCTCTTGCTGCGCCTGCCTTGATCAAGGCCGACATCGTCAATGCCGCTGATCTGGATCGGGCGATTGGGCGTCTGATCATGATCGGCTTTTCCGGCAAGAGCGCCAAGGGTCGTTTTGCCCGCTCCATTGCCAATCATGTGGCAAAGGGCAGGGCCTCTTCAGTCGTCTATCTCTCGGGCAATATTGGCTCGGGTCGTGATGTGCAGGGGCTGAACAACCTGTTTCACAATGCCAAGGTCACCCATATTGCCGTTGATCATGAAGGTGGGGCTGTTCAGCGCCTGCGCGAGAAGCAGGGCTTCACGCGTCTACCGTCTGCCTTGCGTGTCGCCCAGACAAGAGATGTGGCGGGTGCAGAAAAACTTTATGGAGTGGCGGCCCGCGAACTGGCCAAAATGGGCTTCACGCTCAATCTGGGCCCCGTTGCAGATCTTCATCGCGCCTACAATCCTGTCATAGGCCGCAACCTGCGCGCCTATGGCGCTGATGCTGATACGGTTGTCGCCTATGCGGCTGCCTTCATCCGCGCCCATCGCCGCTATGGCATCAACACGTCCCTGAAGCACTTTCCCGGCCACGGTCTGTCCAACAAGGACAGCCATAACGGCTTTGTCGACATTCGCGACAGTTGGGATCCGGAGGAGTTGAAACCTTTCTCCTTGCTGGTCCGACAGGGGCTGGCCGACATGATCATGACCGGCCATCTCTATGTACGGATTTCCCAGCAGGACAATGGTGAATTGACCACCTTTTCAAGGACCCTGATCCGGGATGTGCTACAGCGGGGCCTGCAATTCAAGGGTTTGACCATGACTGACGACCTCGATATGGGAGCAGTGCGCAAGGTCGCCAAACCCCGTGAAGCGGTGCTCAGAGCAGTGGAAGCGGGTTATGACTTGCTGCTTTTATCCAACAGTCTCAAGCCCGACCCGGATCACCCGTCCGAAGCGGTCGATTGGATCCGCTCGGCCATCCGCGAGGGGCGCATTCAGGAAGGTCGGATTTTCCAGTCGGCAGACAAGATCCAGCGCTCCCGCTCAACCTGATGAAGGCTGACCAAGCCGAGGGTGCGTTGAGACCCGTGCGCACAGTTGGATCATCGGGGCTGACGGGCAATATCGCGCGCAAGCGGAGCATAATGAAAAACCAAAGCCGCAAACAGGGTTTCGTCAATCGCACAACCCAGACCGGCATCAATCAACCGGACGCATTGGCTGACGCGCTCCCGCAGCGCTTCGAGGGACAGATTGTTCTGTGCGCCCAGATCATAGGCAGATCGCCAGGACAAAACCCGTGCCTTGAACCCAGCCTCGAGAATGGTGCGTACCGCCCGTTCATAGGCAATCGCATCGACGGGTGCTTTCAGGGGAGATGAAATCCGTTTTCCATGTCCTTGTGCCAGAATGGAATCGGACTCTGCAGAATGGTGACGATCGAAATCGGCTGCTTCAAACATTTTTGTTCCTTCCTTGCATGTCAAAGCGCCTGGTGCACCTGACACGGTTTGGAAGACTGGCGACGATATGGGAATATCCGCGTGTTTGCGCCATCTTCGCGGTTTGCAAAGATGCCGCCACATCCCGTAATAGGTGCCACCTTGCCGCGGTTGGCAGGTTGGCGAGGGCGCCAGCCCTTCTCATGATGATGGCCAAACCATACGGCGACATTGCGGCCAGATCAAGGTGGTTTAATGAAGAAGCGGTTGTTCAGACTGTTGGCGTGGCGCAAGGGCAACAGTTAACAAAAAGAGGCCGTCGTTGCCGACGACCTCTCGTGACGGTTAGATGTGGGGACCGTCTTGGGAGAAACCGCGCTCCTATACGGCATCGATTTGGGGGACAAATGCCGGTCGGGCAGTCTTAGTTTCTCCGTGTTTCAGTATATTTTACAGGAGATCACTTTTCCATAGTAAAAGTGGTTATACGGGGAAATTCTTGAAAAAGGCCAGATTTTTTCCTTATAAAGTTAGGAGAAAAGTGTATTAAATAGTCAATAAAAAGAATATCTAGAAAAATTCAGGAAAATAATTTTATGATATTTATAAATTGACAGTATTGTGATTTGATAAAAACATATTTTAATTTTGTTCAGTGATGTATGGCTGTAATTATGACTTTAGTTATTGTTAAATGATTTTTTTTAAACTGAAAATTTAATTGATAGGCTGAAATTGGGCTGTGCATTGGAATGCTGAGAGTTAAGGTGGGGTTTAGTCCTGAATTTACTATTGTTTTTATTTACACGAACAATTGGGCGCGCGGAAAAATAACCTCATATATGAGAAGGCGAAGATTTGAGTATGACGTAAGTGGATTGGAATTTAAATACCAATTTCTCCACTCAAATCTCAGGACCCATGGTCGCATGCAGGTTTCCTGCCGAAATATTGAGACCATCCTGCATTTGGAATGGTCTGTCTTGTAAGCCCAATTTGTTGACCAGACCCGATCGCCTTGCCCAGTTGTCAAAAGGTGTTTTTAACAGTTCTGAACCCGCCGCTTCGGAAATAAGTCGATATCGCCTTGTACGCACGAAGAAAAATAGGTCTCGCGTTGAGGTCAACGAATCATTCCGGCCCGAAAACACATATTGCACAGGTTCGATCAAGAGCCTATTGATGCTGCGGAATAGAGGCGCCAACTGACCATCAGTATGAAACGGTTGATGTCTGGAGATGGGTCGAGTTGCGCTGGCATGGTGCCTGAACCGGCTGAAGAATGAAAAGGACTCGCCTTGCTCTGTGTTCTGGACTATGCGATGACCGATGGCATCAACAAGGCCGTTTTGCAGCTCGTGCGGCATCAGGTTCTCGGAGCGGTTGCCTGTCTGCCTGTGTCGGACCTTTGGCCCCAGAGTGCTCGGCTCTTGCGCGAGGAGGTGGTCGAAAATCCGGCTCTGTCAACTGTCATCGGAATGCATCTGAGCCTGACAGGCGCATTCTCTCCTTTGAGCAGTGGCTTTGCTCCGGCCAACCGTCTTTCTGAGGGATCTCTGCCGCGTCGGCAGGATCTGATTGCAGCGGCGCGGTTTGGTGGGTTGGATGCGCGCATTTTGGAAGGGGAGTTCCGTACCCAGATCAAGCGCTTCATTGCGCATATGGGCAGGTCGCCGGCTTTCATTCTGTTGGAAGAGGCCATCATAATGTTTGCACCGGCAGTGTTGGGAGCGACTGCCAGTCTCGGGCATTTCAATCTCGGATCCATTGCCATGGTTGTGCCCACCCTGTCACGGCCCGGTGGTTTGCGTGAAAGAATGGCACGCCGTTTCGTTTGGCATAGCGATCTGCATCAGGCCCAGAGCTGGAACCGCCGGATGCTGGTGGAAGTCAAACAGTTCAAACGACTGCCTCAGAAATCCAGCTGGCGACAAGACACCCAGATATGGTACGCAGTGCGCCCCTCTCTTGACGAGGAACGCGACAGGGCTCGGCTCGAGCGCTTTGACAATGACCCGGGAAGGCGTTTTGATCAAATGGATTGGTTCAACACCTAGAATACTGGCTTGCGGGAAAGAAAGTGATATGCAGCAGGAAGACGACAACGATCTCGGCATGGGCCCCCACACGGCTACCAGCGAAGAGTTGGTCGGGCGTCCTCTGGTGAGAAAGCAACGTACCGGCAAACCGCTCCACGCATCCATCACCGAGCAGCAGGTCTCGGATCTGGTCGACACATTTTACGGCAAGGTCCGCCAGCATCCCCGGCTGGCCATGTTGTTTGCCGGTGGCCTGAGCATGGAGTGGCCTGAGCATCTGGACCGGATGAAGGCATTCTGGCGCTCTATGTTGATGCAGACGCGGGAATATGGCGGCAAGCCTGTTCCTGCCCATCTCAAGCTCGAGGGGCTCGATCCGGAAGACTTCGCCGACTGGTTGACCCTGTTCCGCCAAACCGCGCGTGATCTGTGTCCCGAGGCGGCGGCGGATCTCTATATCAGCCGGGCGGAGACCATCGCCAAGACCTTGCAAATGGCAGTGTTTATGCAAGGTCGGATCGCGCCACCCGATGCCTT
This genomic stretch from Cohaesibacter intestini harbors:
- a CDS encoding glycoside hydrolase family 3 N-terminal domain-containing protein, which translates into the protein MQQPFLLSRRRALQLAAGSLAAPALIKADIVNAADLDRAIGRLIMIGFSGKSAKGRFARSIANHVAKGRASSVVYLSGNIGSGRDVQGLNNLFHNAKVTHIAVDHEGGAVQRLREKQGFTRLPSALRVAQTRDVAGAEKLYGVAARELAKMGFTLNLGPVADLHRAYNPVIGRNLRAYGADADTVVAYAAAFIRAHRRYGINTSLKHFPGHGLSNKDSHNGFVDIRDSWDPEELKPFSLLVRQGLADMIMTGHLYVRISQQDNGELTTFSRTLIRDVLQRGLQFKGLTMTDDLDMGAVRKVAKPREAVLRAVEAGYDLLLLSNSLKPDPDHPSEAVDWIRSAIREGRIQEGRIFQSADKIQRSRST
- a CDS encoding ChbG/HpnK family deacetylase, with protein sequence MLCVLDYAMTDGINKAVLQLVRHQVLGAVACLPVSDLWPQSARLLREEVVENPALSTVIGMHLSLTGAFSPLSSGFAPANRLSEGSLPRRQDLIAAARFGGLDARILEGEFRTQIKRFIAHMGRSPAFILLEEAIIMFAPAVLGATASLGHFNLGSIAMVVPTLSRPGGLRERMARRFVWHSDLHQAQSWNRRMLVEVKQFKRLPQKSSWRQDTQIWYAVRPSLDEERDRARLERFDNDPGRRFDQMDWFNT
- the hisS gene encoding histidine--tRNA ligase, encoding MAQNKANKKKPNKLKARLPRGFVDRTAEDIRATEDMLAKIKAVYEHHGFDPIETPTFEYTDCLGKFLPDTDRPNAGVFSVQDDDEQWMSLRYDLTAPMARHVAENINEIQLPYRTYRVGYVYRNEKPGPGRFRQFMQFDADTVGAPGVQTDAEACMMMADTMEALGIERGNYVIRVNNRKVLDGVMDEIGFGGDEHVEARLMVLRAVDKLDKFGPEGVRLLLGEGRKDESGDFTKGAGLSAENVEKVIAFTEGTLEMDNDGTRELEVMQQIFDACGYGKDRILIDPSVVRGLEYYTGPVYEAELLFDVTNEKGEVVQFGSVGGGGRYDGLVKRFVGRDVPATGFSIGVSRLMTALKNLGKLGNDPMVAPVLVTVMDGDVESLGHYMKMVQDLRAAGIRAELYQGNWKKFGNQLKYADKRDCPLAIIQGSDEKEKGIVQIKDLEEGKRLSAEIEDNATWRESRPAQVEVATADLVDTVRKMLADQAADRAAANAAG
- a CDS encoding DNA-3-methyladenine glycosylase I — translated: MADQQADNGLIIGEDGKARCWWHGGKPDYQAYHDDEWGHPVADDRTLFEKICLEGFQSGLSWYTILKKRENFRAAFANFDMDKVAAFSEADIERCLADAGIVRHRKKIESTINNAKRAQELRREFGSLAAYFWAHEPGASDRPDRPIYEELVKLSQTDISKAISKDLKKRGWSFVGPTTIYAFMQAMGLVNDHVEGCYCRDVIEGERDSFTRPNAA
- a CDS encoding ATP phosphoribosyltransferase regulatory subunit, with the protein product MTYMTDAMRAELTEQFAAVGATAIDLPVLFHADVFVDLIGEDIRRRLYVAPGANGEAMALRPEFTIPACLHHLSSAPIDQVANYACVGPVFRQRGDDLPGESWQAGLEQFDPEGGVSFDANSLTGALKLVESLSNRTPIVTIGDNALFSALLTALETPTVWQRRLEGAFGDRALLDKMLKRLAQGGADDQEASAGLARILEGKDPAAVRDAVEEMLDIAGLAAVGGRSVGDIAERYMEKAELAANAGWDAGKIDTISRYLAISGSLDDSLSQLQAFDAAEGNPLGDALSQFAERVEAIKASVASDAPICFKADFGRRLDYYSGFNYELNFEDEASPVAGGGRYDRLLGLLAPRVDANLSLEALPAIGFVIWLDRLNKAEG
- a CDS encoding group III truncated hemoglobin — encoded protein: MQQEDDNDLGMGPHTATSEELVGRPLVRKQRTGKPLHASITEQQVSDLVDTFYGKVRQHPRLAMLFAGGLSMEWPEHLDRMKAFWRSMLMQTREYGGKPVPAHLKLEGLDPEDFADWLTLFRQTARDLCPEAAADLYISRAETIAKTLQMAVFMQGRIAPPDAFDHGVMSKDFLAFVRRKDQQDES
- a CDS encoding mechanosensitive ion channel family protein, producing the protein MNELINELGAYAPLIINVVKAFTFLIIGYLVAGMAGRIVRNRLSRIRRFDQTLVSFASSMVRWLILAFVGIAVLQLFGFQATSLVAVLGAASLAIGLALQGTLSDVASGVMLIIFRHYKMGDYVDIGGTAGTIKDINLFVTEMATPDNVQIIMPNSKAWGSIVTNYSAHPVRRCDLVFGIDYDDDMDKAMQVLLDLANADERVHQEPAPWVRVTNLGDSSVDLTVRLWCAAADYWELKFAFIKATKEAFDANNISIPYPHQVEVLKEAKGEAQQG
- the hisG gene encoding ATP phosphoribosyltransferase, encoding MSKSPLIIAVPSKGRLQENANAFFARAGLKVARPGGARNYRGHLKGIDNVEIAFLSASEIAKELKAGSVHLGVTGEDLIREHLTTPERYVDLLIKLGFGHANVVIALPKAWIDVRTMEDLGDVAIDMPARYGHRLRVATKYINLTRSFFASHGIVDYKIVESLGATEGAPAAGSADVIVDITSTGSTLEANNLKILDDGVILRSEANLVASLTTDWSEEARLALSEILDRIQAEEAARTRREITAAHFDAASVSQQICDEFADANAYAPLGHGEGFVTLHAPEGSVYPIAARLRALGATEVSVKSLDYIFEASNPLFDHLIARLDD